The Flaviramulus sp. BrNp1-15 genome has a window encoding:
- a CDS encoding O-antigen translocase — protein MFKKLFGNTLIKVFSYNSIVVFGKLISSFVVSKISAIYLGPSGYAIVGNLKNVLQGVIGITASGFESGIIKYTAENKNNTKHFNIIVSSAITLSVIISLITGLLLFLFANSLSIYVLKDLKFAFVFKCFAFILPLISLNFLVVYIFNGLQKFKTYSVLLTLTNILNALLSFLFIYYLNLKGALLASIMIPALSFLCSLFIKDIRSLLVVFFVNIKNISVNILKSISTYIVMATYSSILISLTYLFIRNKIILDLDLVTAGLWEAMNKISTFYMIFFSSLVTLYLLPQLAVNKTISGYVTIMKTYFSYLIPFLLTVFILLLFCRTLVIKLFLTNEFQSIEQYFYLQLIGDFIKILAFSLAYQFHAKKMVTIYFITDTILYLSFYFLSTYLINYYFLKGVFYAYIISTSLYLIFVIIFLIYNNANYLKEDA, from the coding sequence GTGTTTAAAAAACTATTTGGTAATACTTTAATAAAAGTCTTTTCATACAATAGTATAGTTGTTTTTGGAAAATTAATATCCTCATTTGTTGTTTCTAAGATTAGTGCAATTTATTTAGGACCGTCTGGTTATGCTATAGTTGGTAATTTAAAAAATGTATTGCAAGGCGTTATTGGAATTACAGCGAGTGGATTTGAAAGTGGTATTATTAAATACACTGCAGAAAATAAGAATAACACTAAGCATTTTAATATAATTGTTTCTTCTGCAATAACACTAAGTGTTATAATTTCTTTAATTACTGGCTTATTATTGTTTTTATTTGCTAATAGCTTAAGTATTTATGTTTTAAAAGATCTAAAATTCGCATTTGTTTTCAAATGCTTTGCCTTTATTTTGCCTTTAATTTCCTTAAACTTTTTGGTTGTTTATATATTTAATGGGTTACAAAAATTTAAAACATATTCAGTTCTATTAACGCTTACAAATATATTAAATGCACTACTTTCTTTTCTGTTTATTTATTATTTAAACTTAAAAGGAGCATTGTTGGCTAGTATAATGATTCCTGCCTTAAGTTTTTTATGTAGTTTATTTATTAAGGATATAAGAAGTTTATTAGTTGTTTTTTTTGTTAATATTAAAAATATTTCTGTTAATATTTTAAAGTCAATTTCTACCTACATTGTAATGGCTACCTATTCATCAATATTAATTAGTTTGACCTATTTGTTTATTAGAAATAAAATTATCTTGGATTTAGACCTTGTTACTGCAGGTCTGTGGGAAGCCATGAATAAAATATCAACTTTTTATATGATATTTTTTTCATCATTGGTAACGTTGTATTTGTTGCCTCAATTAGCAGTTAATAAAACAATTAGTGGGTATGTAACAATAATGAAAACATATTTTAGTTACTTGATTCCTTTTTTATTAACAGTTTTTATATTACTGCTTTTTTGTAGAACTTTAGTTATTAAATTGTTTTTAACTAATGAATTTCAATCAATAGAACAGTATTTTTACTTACAGCTCATAGGGGATTTTATTAAGATATTAGCATTTTCTTTGGCGTATCAATTTCATGCAAAAAAAATGGTGACTATTTATTTTATAACCGATACGATACTTTATTTATCATTTTATTTTTTAAGCACTTATTTAATTAATTATTATTTTTTAAAAGGTGTGTTTTATGCATATATAATTAGTACTTCATTGTATCTAATTTTTGTGATAATATTTCTTATATATAACAATGCAAATTATTTAAAAGAAGATGCTTAA
- a CDS encoding O-antigen translocase, producing MKKLIDYINSKVLVKITSLQTASVLTRIIAGILTSKAIAVFIGAEGLALIGNLRNFVSSFQTIATMGFYKGVVKYVAEFKDNTIELSKTLSTVYYAGFLSTVIVSFFCYFQAEWINNIIFPTYNNYGYVIKIFAIVLPFYALNMFSFSIMNGFSKYKILIIINIIGQILSVSVVLLLIYQEKLKGALISVVIAESLIFLITLVGIINRRSLVKFIRAKNVSFSFFKKIGTYSVMALFTAVLLPLVTLAIRSYIIDNVGYKDAGFWEAMTRISKYYLMLVSSLIALYLLPRFAEINDTKEFKKEVFSFYKTVIPVLTVGLLIIYLLKKYVVLAIFSEEFQPVEDLFLWQLLGDFVKILSIIIAYQFLAKKMFWHYILTEAFLIVILYITSVYFINLFEGVKGAVVAHFVSYIMYYGIILLIFGSSLFGLEEEKK from the coding sequence TTGAAAAAATTAATAGACTACATAAATAGTAAGGTTTTAGTTAAAATAACCTCTTTACAAACAGCCTCAGTATTAACCAGAATAATTGCCGGAATATTAACATCTAAGGCTATAGCAGTATTTATTGGTGCAGAAGGTTTAGCATTAATAGGTAATTTAAGAAATTTTGTAAGCTCTTTTCAAACCATTGCTACAATGGGTTTTTACAAAGGCGTTGTAAAATATGTAGCAGAATTTAAGGATAATACTATTGAGTTAAGTAAAACACTATCAACGGTTTATTATGCTGGTTTTCTTTCTACGGTTATAGTCTCATTTTTTTGCTACTTTCAAGCAGAATGGATTAACAATATTATATTTCCCACCTACAATAATTATGGCTATGTTATAAAAATATTCGCAATAGTACTTCCTTTTTATGCTTTAAATATGTTTTCATTTTCTATAATGAATGGTTTTTCAAAGTATAAAATACTTATCATCATAAATATTATAGGCCAAATATTAAGTGTATCTGTAGTATTGCTTTTAATCTATCAAGAAAAACTAAAAGGTGCTTTAATATCTGTTGTTATTGCAGAATCTCTAATATTTCTAATCACTTTAGTAGGTATAATAAACAGACGTAGTTTGGTTAAATTTATAAGAGCAAAAAATGTAAGTTTTAGTTTTTTTAAAAAAATAGGAACTTATTCTGTAATGGCACTTTTCACAGCAGTTTTATTACCTCTTGTAACTTTAGCTATTAGGTCTTATATTATTGATAATGTTGGTTATAAAGATGCTGGTTTTTGGGAGGCAATGACCAGAATATCTAAATATTATTTGATGTTAGTTAGCTCCTTAATTGCTTTATATCTTTTGCCTCGTTTTGCCGAAATAAATGATACAAAAGAGTTTAAAAAAGAAGTGTTTAGCTTTTATAAAACCGTTATACCAGTTTTAACGGTTGGCTTATTAATAATATATTTATTAAAGAAATATGTTGTGTTAGCTATATTTTCTGAGGAGTTTCAACCCGTTGAAGATTTATTTTTATGGCAGTTATTAGGAGATTTTGTTAAAATACTATCAATAATAATAGCGTATCAGTTTTTAGCAAAAAAAATGTTTTGGCACTATATTTTAACCGAAGCTTTTTTAATAGTAATTTTATATATCACCAGTGTTTATTTTATAAATTTATTTGAGGGTGTTAAAGGAGCGGTAGTTGCACATTTTGTAAGTTATATCATGTATTATGGTATAATTTTACTCATATTTGGAAGCTCTCTTTTTGGATTGGAGGAAGAGAAAAAATAA
- a CDS encoding uroporphyrinogen decarboxylase has protein sequence MTLIMEVLGITGTEYVGYLASLMVLLSFTMKDVRKLRFVNMSGCILFIIYGFLMPSFRIGLPIIIANAAIFSVNLYYLLKKKN, from the coding sequence ATGACATTAATTATGGAAGTATTAGGAATTACTGGAACAGAGTATGTAGGTTATTTAGCATCTTTAATGGTGCTTTTGTCTTTTACTATGAAAGACGTTAGAAAATTACGTTTTGTAAATATGTCAGGTTGCATTTTATTTATAATATATGGTTTTTTAATGCCTTCATTTAGAATAGGATTACCCATAATTATTGCTAATGCAGCTATTTTTTCTGTTAATTTATATTATTTACTCAAAAAGAAGAATTAA
- the typA gene encoding translational GTPase TypA → MANIKNIAIIAHVDHGKTTLVDKIMYHCQLFRENENTGDLILDNNDLERERGITITSKNVSVIYKDTKINIIDTPGHADFGGEVERVLNMADGVLLLVDAFEGPMPQTRFVLQKAIDLGLKPCVVINKVDKENCTPDEVHEKVFDLMFELGAEEWQLDFPTVYGSAKNNWMSDDWQNETKNIEPLLDMVIEHIPSPKIEEGTTQMLITSLDFSSFTGRIAIGRLTRGELKVGQNISLVKRDGSIVKSKIKELHVFEGLGRKKVEEVQAGDICAIVGLEGFEIGDTVADWENPEGLKTIAIDEPTMSMLFTINDSPFFGKDGKYVTSRHIKDRLTKELEKNLALKVEETDSADKFMVFGRGVLHLSVLIETMRREGYELQIGQPQVIIKEIDGVKCEPVEEMTIDLPETVSGKAIEMVTMRKGEMLSMEAKGERMVCEFIIPSRGIIGLRNQLLTATAGEAIMAHRFKEYQPLKGGIPERQNGSLVSMEKGQAIPYSIDKLQDRGKFFVDPGEDIYEGQVIGENSRGDDMTVNVTKTKKLSNVRSSGADDKAKIVPAIKFSLEEALEYIQKDEYVEVTPNHLRLRKIYLTEVERKRNKSI, encoded by the coding sequence ATGGCTAATATTAAAAACATTGCAATTATTGCACACGTTGACCATGGTAAAACTACTTTGGTTGATAAGATTATGTATCACTGTCAGTTATTTCGTGAAAACGAAAATACAGGTGATTTAATACTTGATAATAACGATTTAGAACGTGAAAGAGGTATAACAATTACTTCAAAAAACGTTTCGGTAATCTATAAAGACACTAAAATTAATATTATTGATACACCTGGTCACGCCGATTTTGGAGGAGAAGTAGAACGTGTACTTAATATGGCAGATGGTGTTTTACTATTAGTTGATGCTTTTGAAGGCCCAATGCCACAAACACGTTTTGTATTACAAAAAGCTATTGATTTAGGTTTAAAACCTTGTGTGGTAATTAATAAGGTTGATAAAGAAAATTGTACACCAGACGAAGTTCACGAAAAGGTTTTTGACCTAATGTTTGAATTGGGTGCAGAAGAGTGGCAATTAGATTTCCCAACAGTTTATGGTTCTGCTAAAAACAATTGGATGAGTGATGATTGGCAAAATGAAACTAAAAACATTGAACCTCTTTTAGATATGGTTATTGAGCATATCCCGTCTCCAAAAATTGAAGAAGGAACAACACAAATGCTTATAACTTCGCTAGATTTTTCATCGTTTACTGGTAGAATTGCTATTGGGCGATTAACAAGAGGTGAATTAAAAGTTGGTCAAAACATTTCTTTAGTGAAGCGTGATGGTAGCATTGTAAAGTCTAAAATAAAAGAACTTCATGTTTTTGAAGGTTTAGGACGTAAAAAGGTAGAAGAAGTGCAAGCTGGAGATATATGTGCAATAGTTGGTCTTGAAGGATTTGAAATTGGTGATACAGTAGCCGATTGGGAAAATCCAGAAGGTTTAAAAACCATCGCTATTGATGAGCCTACCATGAGTATGTTGTTTACAATTAACGATTCACCTTTCTTTGGTAAGGACGGTAAATATGTAACATCACGTCATATTAAAGATAGACTGACTAAAGAATTAGAAAAAAACTTAGCACTTAAAGTTGAAGAGACAGATAGTGCAGATAAATTTATGGTTTTTGGTCGTGGCGTACTGCATTTATCTGTTTTAATTGAAACGATGCGTCGTGAAGGTTATGAGCTTCAAATTGGTCAGCCACAAGTTATTATTAAAGAGATTGATGGAGTAAAATGTGAGCCTGTTGAGGAAATGACGATTGATTTACCTGAAACTGTTTCTGGTAAAGCCATAGAGATGGTTACTATGCGAAAAGGTGAGATGTTAAGTATGGAAGCTAAAGGAGAGCGTATGGTATGTGAGTTTATAATTCCATCAAGAGGTATTATAGGTTTAAGAAATCAATTGCTGACGGCAACAGCTGGAGAAGCTATAATGGCTCATCGTTTTAAAGAATATCAACCATTAAAAGGTGGTATTCCAGAAAGACAGAATGGAAGTTTAGTGTCTATGGAAAAAGGACAAGCTATTCCTTATTCGATAGATAAATTACAAGATAGAGGTAAGTTTTTTGTAGATCCGGGTGAAGATATTTACGAAGGACAAGTTATTGGCGAAAATTCTCGTGGGGACGATATGACGGTTAATGTTACAAAAACTAAAAAGTTAAGTAATGTTCGTAGTTCTGGTGCAGATGATAAAGCTAAAATCGTTCCAGCAATTAAATTTTCATTAGAAGAAGCTTTGGAATATATTCAAAAAGATGAGTATGTAGAGGTTACACCAAATCATTTACGTTTACGTAAAATATATTTAACCGAAGTAGAAAGAAAACGAAACAAATCAATATAA
- the kdsA gene encoding 3-deoxy-8-phosphooctulonate synthase: MNLNEVPKLKHTNSNNFFLLCGPCAIEGEDMALRIAEKVVSITNKLEIPYVFKGSFKKANRSRIDSFTGIGDEKALKILKKVSDTFDIPTVTDIHEISDAKLAAQYVDVLQIPAFLVRQTDLVVAAAETGKVVNLKKGQFMSPEAMKHAVQKVKDSGSNKAWITDRGTMFGYQDMIVDFRGIPTMRHYAPVVLDVTHSLQQPNQSAGVTGGRPDMIETIARAGVVNNVDGLFIETHFDPANAKSDGANMLHLDNLENLLTNLVAIRKVVNTL; the protein is encoded by the coding sequence ATGAATCTTAACGAAGTTCCAAAGTTAAAACACACCAATTCAAATAACTTCTTTTTATTATGTGGTCCATGTGCCATAGAAGGCGAAGACATGGCGCTTCGCATTGCTGAAAAGGTAGTTTCAATTACCAATAAACTCGAAATCCCTTATGTATTTAAAGGAAGTTTCAAAAAAGCTAATAGAAGTAGAATTGATAGTTTTACAGGTATTGGTGATGAAAAAGCTTTAAAAATTCTAAAAAAAGTATCTGATACTTTTGATATCCCTACAGTAACCGACATCCATGAAATTAGTGATGCTAAATTAGCTGCTCAATATGTTGATGTTTTACAAATTCCCGCTTTTTTAGTAAGGCAAACCGATTTAGTAGTAGCTGCTGCTGAAACAGGAAAAGTAGTAAACTTAAAAAAAGGGCAATTTATGAGTCCGGAAGCTATGAAACATGCTGTACAGAAAGTAAAAGATTCTGGTAGCAATAAAGCTTGGATAACTGATAGAGGTACCATGTTTGGCTACCAAGATATGATTGTAGATTTTCGAGGTATTCCAACTATGAGACACTATGCGCCTGTTGTTTTAGATGTTACGCATTCCTTACAACAACCTAATCAATCTGCTGGTGTTACAGGAGGTAGGCCAGATATGATAGAAACTATTGCCAGAGCTGGAGTTGTAAATAATGTAGATGGTTTATTTATTGAAACTCATTTTGATCCTGCAAATGCAAAAAGTGATGGGGCAAACATGTTACATTTAGATAATTTGGAAAATCTTTTAACTAATTTAGTGGCTATTAGAAAAGTAGTTAACACACTTTAA
- a CDS encoding AraC family transcriptional regulator: MEKKRRENLNFEKIDLVKKHSTLKSYISQEIKREERCGLLRVEYLVLPEFGKGRIIEFYFEGVVLSINDFVFNQDFIFYNEIEINALFLSFLIRGEMLLQLKNVTNEKPYEDNESIITYIKRFNGTIKIYNNKPFKEIRIKVSSDFLSKYNLKEVNQLKKMTDKNFILPITHQIFSVLEALETQYGEGLVQRIFLEAKVLEIIALQIENYKSLKTNKSNLINQKPLKKIFELKQFLNENLDKNYSVLELSRQTGLSENIIKSEFKRVFKCTVSQYFLSQKMKNAKQLLKNTELPIYQIAEDVGYKNATHFSAAFKRFYNKTPKAYRAEV, translated from the coding sequence TTGGAAAAAAAAAGACGTGAAAATTTAAATTTTGAAAAGATTGATTTAGTTAAAAAGCATTCAACATTAAAGAGCTATATATCACAAGAAATTAAAAGAGAGGAACGTTGTGGTTTATTGCGAGTTGAGTATTTAGTTCTACCCGAATTTGGAAAAGGTAGAATTATTGAATTTTATTTTGAAGGTGTTGTTTTATCTATTAACGATTTTGTTTTTAATCAAGATTTTATTTTTTACAATGAAATTGAGATTAATGCTTTGTTTTTATCTTTCCTTATAAGAGGTGAAATGCTATTACAGTTAAAAAATGTAACTAATGAAAAACCATATGAAGATAATGAGTCTATTATAACTTATATAAAGCGATTTAATGGAACCATAAAGATTTATAACAACAAACCTTTCAAAGAAATAAGGATAAAGGTTTCAAGTGATTTTTTGAGTAAATATAATTTGAAAGAAGTAAATCAATTAAAGAAAATGACTGATAAGAACTTCATTTTACCAATAACACATCAAATATTTTCTGTTCTAGAAGCTTTAGAAACACAGTATGGAGAAGGTTTAGTACAAAGAATATTTTTAGAAGCAAAAGTTTTAGAAATAATAGCATTACAAATTGAAAACTACAAGAGTTTAAAGACAAATAAATCAAACTTAATAAATCAAAAACCCTTAAAAAAGATATTTGAATTAAAGCAATTTTTAAATGAAAATTTAGATAAAAACTATTCTGTACTTGAACTTTCTAGACAAACAGGATTAAGTGAAAATATTATAAAATCAGAATTTAAAAGAGTTTTTAAGTGTACTGTAAGCCAATATTTTTTGAGTCAAAAGATGAAAAATGCGAAACAACTATTAAAAAATACCGAATTACCAATATACCAAATAGCCGAAGATGTTGGTTATAAAAATGCCACACATTTTAGTGCAGCATTTAAAAGGTTTTATAATAAAACGCCAAAAGCTTATAGGGCTGAAGTTTAA
- a CDS encoding TonB-dependent receptor has translation MIKKLILLTTFLFSITFVFGQQGNIKGKVLSSQGYAIENANVLIINSDYGTYTNRTGEFLIENVKSGTYKLKVTYVGYKTQEISINVKNNETTNLPAIILVDNEEELNEILVEGIRNNKYTKRETSSSLRIKGELIKQPQNIQVISSDLLIDQQVTSIMDGVIRNVSGVTMLEHWGHFARVNMRGFRLPAFRNGINVQDTWGPLSEDMNTVDRIEFVKGPAGFMMSAGEPGGFYNVVTKKPTATPTAQISLAAGSFDYYRGTVDVGGKLTEDGKLLGRFNGMYQTSDTHRGDEDVKRFGIAPALTYNISDKTSITTELNLQQAESLIGSAYVFAPANSGYGSLDRDFKFTDTNYPKTDIQEVTLFTNFKHEISKNWSFETQFALLRYNQEGNSTWLWNFADTGDATRYVSNWDALSNGKYFQTYLYGNFNTGNITHNILGGFDYSQKEYWADWSQAIVIDINQPFNIYNPIYGNTETPVFDRSVDLKNRVGVYNYGNIVRAFYAQDEIGLVDNKIRLTLAGRYTELVTNGKTETDTKFTPRFGLSADILPNLTAYALYDQSFLGQTGVSESGDYFDPVEANDIEGGLKTTLLNGRLKASLGVYQITKENVLVTDPENVNFSIQLGEIQSKGIEFDVQGEITPELNIVFNYANTNVEITEDTNPDNIGNRVAGHAKHMTNGWLNYNFANTSKLKGFGASLGYQYQVDRSAWAWGADNQSDLPDYFRLDGGLSWKNKKMRVQLNINNILDEYLYSGSNYGTYLYWQSEPGINGRVTLTYNF, from the coding sequence ATGATAAAAAAATTAATCCTCTTAACAACATTTCTATTTTCTATAACATTTGTTTTCGGGCAACAGGGAAACATTAAAGGAAAAGTACTCTCATCTCAAGGTTATGCTATTGAGAATGCAAATGTTTTAATTATAAATTCAGATTACGGAACATATACAAACAGAACTGGGGAATTCTTAATTGAAAATGTGAAATCTGGTACTTACAAACTTAAAGTAACTTATGTAGGCTATAAAACACAAGAAATCTCAATCAATGTAAAAAATAATGAAACTACTAACTTACCTGCTATTATATTAGTTGATAATGAAGAAGAATTAAACGAAATCCTTGTAGAAGGTATTAGAAACAACAAATACACAAAACGCGAAACTTCTTCTTCTCTTCGAATAAAAGGAGAATTAATAAAACAACCACAAAACATACAAGTGATTAGTAGCGACTTGTTAATAGACCAGCAGGTTACTAGTATTATGGATGGTGTAATAAGAAACGTAAGTGGTGTAACTATGTTAGAGCACTGGGGTCATTTTGCACGTGTAAACATGAGGGGGTTTAGACTTCCTGCATTTAGAAATGGCATAAATGTTCAAGATACTTGGGGACCATTATCTGAAGACATGAATACTGTAGACCGTATAGAATTTGTAAAAGGTCCTGCTGGTTTTATGATGTCTGCCGGAGAACCTGGTGGTTTTTATAACGTAGTAACAAAAAAACCAACAGCAACTCCAACAGCACAAATATCTTTGGCTGCTGGTAGTTTCGATTATTACAGAGGCACTGTAGATGTTGGTGGTAAACTTACTGAAGATGGTAAACTATTAGGACGTTTTAATGGTATGTACCAAACTTCAGATACTCATAGAGGTGATGAAGATGTAAAACGTTTTGGTATAGCACCTGCTTTAACATATAATATTTCAGATAAAACATCTATTACCACAGAATTAAACCTACAACAAGCAGAAAGTTTAATTGGTAGTGCTTATGTATTTGCACCAGCTAATAGTGGTTACGGTAGTTTAGATAGAGATTTTAAATTCACAGATACTAATTACCCTAAAACAGATATACAAGAAGTAACGTTGTTTACTAATTTTAAGCATGAAATTTCAAAAAACTGGAGTTTTGAAACGCAATTTGCTCTGTTAAGATATAATCAAGAAGGAAACTCTACGTGGTTATGGAACTTTGCAGACACAGGAGATGCTACTAGATATGTAAGCAATTGGGATGCATTATCTAACGGAAAATACTTTCAAACTTACCTTTATGGAAATTTCAATACAGGAAACATTACCCATAATATTTTAGGTGGATTTGACTATAGCCAAAAAGAATATTGGGCAGATTGGAGTCAAGCAATTGTTATAGATATAAATCAACCTTTCAATATCTACAATCCAATTTATGGTAATACAGAAACCCCTGTTTTTGATAGATCTGTAGATTTAAAAAATCGAGTAGGTGTTTATAATTATGGAAACATTGTAAGAGCATTTTACGCTCAAGATGAAATTGGTTTAGTGGACAATAAAATTAGACTTACACTGGCTGGAAGATATACAGAGCTTGTTACTAACGGAAAAACTGAAACCGACACAAAATTTACTCCAAGATTTGGTTTAAGTGCCGATATTTTACCAAACCTTACAGCTTATGCTTTATACGACCAGTCATTTTTAGGTCAAACTGGAGTTAGTGAATCTGGAGATTACTTTGATCCTGTTGAAGCAAACGATATTGAAGGTGGATTAAAAACTACATTATTAAACGGACGTTTAAAAGCTTCATTAGGTGTTTATCAAATAACTAAAGAAAATGTATTAGTTACAGATCCAGAAAATGTGAACTTCTCTATTCAACTTGGTGAAATACAATCTAAAGGAATTGAGTTTGATGTACAAGGTGAAATAACACCAGAACTTAACATAGTATTTAACTACGCCAATACAAATGTTGAAATAACAGAAGATACTAATCCAGATAATATAGGAAATAGAGTTGCTGGTCATGCAAAACACATGACAAACGGATGGCTTAATTATAATTTTGCTAATACATCAAAATTAAAAGGCTTTGGAGCTTCATTAGGATACCAATATCAAGTAGACCGTTCTGCTTGGGCTTGGGGTGCAGATAACCAAAGTGATTTACCAGATTATTTTAGGTTAGATGGTGGTTTATCTTGGAAAAACAAAAAAATGCGTGTGCAACTTAACATTAATAATATTCTAGATGAGTATTTATACTCTGGTTCTAATTATGGTACTTACTTATACTGGCAGTCAGAACCTGGAATTAATGGTAGAGTTACACTTACATACAATTTTTAA
- a CDS encoding DUF4198 domain-containing protein, with protein MKKILFTLVLVAFATTKSFAHYLWIETSPNGKIGVEQNIKVYFGEYTYGVVEQVNGEAFPNVKNFTLWVVDANGNKTILEVAGKEDHYLAKFTPTTKGTYSVILNNNNIDVIDYTQYDFGIFKTHYHSVTKIKVGETNSETVAVNDEGITLKDISKNEEEITLQVLFKNKPLVKNELKVFVADLWSKTLETDENGIVSFKLPWKTKYIIETTTKEEIPGTYKGEAYEFIWHCVTYCINL; from the coding sequence ATGAAAAAAATATTATTTACACTCGTATTAGTTGCATTTGCGACAACAAAATCTTTTGCTCATTACCTTTGGATTGAAACAAGCCCAAATGGAAAAATAGGTGTTGAACAAAACATAAAAGTATACTTTGGAGAATATACATATGGCGTAGTAGAACAAGTTAATGGAGAGGCTTTCCCAAATGTAAAAAATTTTACACTTTGGGTTGTAGATGCTAATGGCAATAAAACAATATTAGAGGTTGCCGGTAAAGAAGACCATTATTTAGCAAAATTCACCCCAACTACAAAAGGAACTTACTCTGTAATTCTTAACAATAACAATATAGATGTTATTGATTATACACAATACGATTTTGGTATTTTTAAAACACATTATCATTCGGTTACAAAAATAAAAGTAGGAGAAACTAATAGTGAAACCGTTGCTGTTAATGATGAAGGTATTACTTTAAAAGATATTTCAAAAAATGAAGAAGAAATAACGCTTCAGGTTTTATTTAAAAACAAACCACTAGTAAAAAACGAATTAAAGGTTTTTGTAGCAGATTTATGGTCTAAAACTTTAGAAACAGATGAAAACGGGATAGTATCATTCAAACTTCCGTGGAAAACAAAATACATTATAGAAACCACTACAAAGGAAGAAATTCCTGGAACCTACAAAGGTGAAGCGTATGAGTTTATTTGGCATTGTGTTACCTATTGCATAAATCTGTAA